In Mucilaginibacter celer, one DNA window encodes the following:
- a CDS encoding PAS domain-containing protein: MIEDKYCGAVLRAAPMPTILLKADHPAYTIAFANEAYLTLAKLTEEEIVGNGFVNLFYSHYANADEILAVLHQVLQDKVAHKHSAVRYELSAPENSGTVVKYFDIFNTPLLGANGEVELIIRTINDVTDLVVTQQNERAIYQNLVKHEKLLSESQRIANIGNWEVDVINDTILWSDVLKEIYEVPLNYQPTFESSLAFYKNDKYREIIQISVNEAIEKSNVFDAELEIITVAGNKRWLRSTGKADVIEGKCVRLYGVTQDITKFKSVEKALTESRNQYQALIESVDGIVWEANAMTFEFTYISNKIHDLLGYTPEQWLSDPNFWANHIYQDDREWAVTFCQNQTEKVSDHVFDYRMTKADGSIVWIKDFVSVIEEAGKAKLLRGVMIDFTEPKLLASLDNLEKNVLELIANKEEDLHQILNIYMRGIENLLPNMKCSALQINNNRLYTLAAPSLPTEFINALNKQPIGEEAGSCSAAAYRKEKVIAADISVDPLWKHFKDEALKHNLRSCWSYPIVNSNNQVIAVFGMYYNDVKLSGAMEILVIERAVAILKVILENRERARAIEEATMLIAQGQELANFGNWQWDIKNNVVKWSDVLYNIYGVDKKNHTATYEGYLALLHPDDREPIQNIILNALHTRKDIVFEERIIRPNGEMRYLKSWGRVFCDADGEPEKMIGSCLDITTAKIAESKLWDIAWMQSHLVRAPLVRLIGLVDLLKEERMNSGEEHELLDFIMTTARELDKVVQDISDKTVNQK, encoded by the coding sequence ATGATAGAAGATAAATATTGCGGCGCCGTACTGCGTGCGGCCCCAATGCCAACTATACTGTTAAAAGCAGATCATCCTGCCTATACCATTGCTTTTGCAAATGAAGCCTATCTTACACTTGCAAAGTTAACCGAAGAAGAGATAGTTGGAAATGGCTTTGTAAACCTGTTTTACAGCCATTATGCCAACGCGGATGAAATATTAGCTGTACTGCACCAGGTATTGCAGGATAAAGTGGCCCACAAGCATTCTGCTGTCAGATATGAACTTTCTGCTCCGGAAAACAGCGGTACCGTGGTCAAATATTTCGACATATTCAATACGCCATTATTAGGCGCAAACGGCGAAGTTGAGCTTATTATTCGTACTATTAATGATGTTACCGATCTGGTTGTAACTCAACAAAACGAAAGAGCTATTTATCAAAACCTTGTAAAACACGAAAAGCTTTTAAGTGAATCGCAGCGGATAGCCAACATCGGTAACTGGGAAGTTGATGTGATAAATGATACCATCCTATGGTCGGATGTGTTGAAAGAGATTTACGAGGTACCGTTAAATTATCAGCCCACGTTTGAATCGTCACTTGCTTTTTACAAGAATGATAAATACAGGGAGATTATACAAATCTCTGTAAATGAAGCTATTGAGAAAAGCAATGTGTTTGATGCAGAACTGGAAATAATTACAGTTGCAGGCAACAAACGCTGGCTCCGCAGCACAGGCAAGGCCGATGTAATTGAAGGGAAATGCGTACGGCTATACGGTGTAACACAGGATATAACCAAATTTAAAAGCGTTGAAAAAGCATTAACTGAGTCGCGGAACCAGTACCAGGCCCTTATCGAATCGGTAGATGGAATAGTGTGGGAGGCTAATGCAATGACATTTGAATTTACCTATATCAGCAATAAAATTCATGACCTGTTGGGCTATACACCTGAACAGTGGTTAAGCGACCCGAATTTTTGGGCAAATCATATTTACCAGGACGACCGCGAGTGGGCTGTAACATTTTGTCAAAACCAAACAGAAAAGGTATCCGACCATGTTTTTGATTACCGGATGACCAAAGCCGATGGCAGCATTGTTTGGATAAAAGATTTTGTTTCGGTAATTGAGGAAGCCGGCAAGGCTAAATTATTGAGGGGCGTGATGATTGATTTTACCGAACCTAAATTACTGGCAAGCCTTGATAACCTTGAAAAAAACGTGTTGGAGCTTATTGCGAATAAAGAGGAAGATCTGCACCAGATCCTCAATATTTATATGAGGGGGATTGAAAATTTATTGCCCAATATGAAGTGCTCGGCGTTGCAGATCAACAACAACAGGCTGTATACATTGGCAGCACCATCTTTACCAACAGAATTTATCAATGCGCTAAATAAACAGCCGATAGGCGAAGAGGCCGGCTCCTGCAGTGCGGCGGCTTATCGTAAAGAAAAGGTGATAGCGGCCGATATTTCGGTTGATCCCTTATGGAAACATTTTAAGGATGAAGCTTTAAAACACAACCTCCGGTCGTGTTGGTCGTATCCAATTGTTAACAGCAATAACCAGGTAATTGCTGTATTTGGCATGTATTACAATGATGTAAAGCTTTCGGGCGCGATGGAAATACTGGTAATAGAACGCGCGGTAGCTATTTTGAAGGTAATATTGGAAAACAGGGAGCGTGCCAGGGCTATTGAAGAAGCTACTATGCTCATTGCCCAAGGACAGGAACTGGCCAACTTTGGCAACTGGCAATGGGATATCAAAAATAATGTTGTTAAATGGTCTGATGTATTATACAATATTTACGGCGTCGACAAAAAAAACCACACAGCCACTTATGAAGGCTACCTGGCATTACTGCATCCGGACGACAGGGAGCCCATACAAAACATTATACTTAACGCCCTACACACACGCAAAGACATTGTTTTTGAAGAAAGAATAATCCGGCCGAATGGAGAGATGAGGTATCTGAAATCGTGGGGAAGGGTATTTTGCGACGCCGACGGTGAGCCCGAAAAAATGATTGGCTCCTGCCTGGATATCACCACAGCTAAAATTGCCGAATCGAAACTATGGGATATTGCATGGATGCAATCACATTTAGTTCGGGCGCCATTGGTGCGCCTGATAGGCCTGGTAGATTTGCTGAAAGAAGAACGAATGAACAGCGGCGAAGAACACGAACTGCTTGATTTTATTATGACCACAGCGCGCGAGCTGGACAAAGTTGTTCAGGATATCTCGGATAAAACGGTAAACCAAAAGTAG
- a CDS encoding FUSC family protein, translated as MKQKELADLTNEELLQEAKKIKTNNIYDAAIFGFLIGVAVYSAVRNGFGLLTFLPLIYVPIAAKNKIRNKEVERLVKEKGLK; from the coding sequence ATGAAACAAAAAGAATTAGCCGATTTAACCAACGAAGAGTTATTACAGGAAGCCAAAAAAATCAAAACCAATAACATTTATGATGCCGCCATCTTTGGTTTTTTGATAGGCGTAGCTGTTTATAGTGCTGTTAGAAACGGATTTGGATTGCTTACTTTTTTACCGTTGATTTATGTGCCCATTGCGGCTAAAAATAAGATCAGGAATAAAGAGGTGGAGAGGCTGGTGAAAGAGAAGGGATTGAAATAA
- a CDS encoding alpha/beta fold hydrolase, whose protein sequence is MKKVFKQSGILRPVLIITLFFTTMFQSNAQQSKPAQSGYAPVNGIKVYYQVYGEGKPIVLLHGAFMTIEGNWAEIIPQLSKTRKVIALEMQGHGRTPYSDRPLTHANMARDVEGVLDYLKIDSADVVGYSMGGSVAYKFAIQSPKRVKKLVIISSTYKSTGWNPEINAAFKSFKPEFFDKTPMHVAYDAVAPDKTKWTKFIEQMITFASQPFDFGDDNIAKIAAPVLIIVGDNDGIDKVELAKTYKLLGGGVAADMAPMPKSHLAIVPAQGHVSLMMQTDVILGYLNAFLK, encoded by the coding sequence ATGAAAAAAGTATTTAAACAATCTGGTATCCTGCGCCCGGTATTAATTATAACCTTGTTTTTTACAACCATGTTTCAATCAAACGCTCAGCAAAGCAAGCCCGCGCAAAGCGGCTATGCGCCCGTTAACGGCATTAAGGTTTATTACCAGGTATATGGCGAGGGCAAACCCATCGTTTTGCTGCACGGCGCTTTCATGACCATTGAGGGAAACTGGGCCGAAATTATCCCCCAATTATCCAAAACCAGGAAAGTAATTGCCCTTGAAATGCAAGGCCACGGCCGCACCCCATATTCCGACAGGCCGCTAACCCACGCCAACATGGCCCGCGATGTGGAAGGCGTACTGGATTACCTGAAAATTGACAGCGCCGATGTGGTGGGCTACAGCATGGGCGGTTCGGTGGCTTACAAGTTTGCCATTCAAAGCCCTAAAAGGGTAAAAAAACTGGTGATCATTTCGTCAACCTATAAAAGTACCGGCTGGAACCCCGAAATAAATGCCGCCTTCAAATCCTTCAAGCCCGAGTTTTTCGACAAAACCCCGATGCATGTTGCCTACGATGCCGTAGCACCCGATAAAACAAAATGGACAAAGTTTATAGAGCAAATGATAACCTTCGCCTCGCAACCATTTGATTTTGGGGATGACAATATCGCGAAGATCGCCGCGCCGGTACTGATCATAGTCGGCGATAACGACGGGATAGATAAAGTTGAACTGGCCAAAACCTATAAACTGCTGGGTGGCGGCGTAGCTGCCGATATGGCCCCGATGCCCAAATCGCACCTGGCCATTGTACCTGCACAAGGGCATGTGAGTTTGATGATGCAAACAGATGTGATATTGGGTTATTTGAATGCGTTTTTGAAGTAA